A region from the Deltaproteobacteria bacterium genome encodes:
- a CDS encoding LysR family transcriptional regulator, protein MEIRQLRTFKSVADLLSFHKTARNLNYAQSSVSAQIQALEEELEVRLFDRLGKRILLTEAGERLLQYAHKVLDLTDEIRTELTQTQEPKGSLTIRIPESLGVHRLPPVIGEFHRRYPRVMLNFTLCTQEELQKDLRKGITDLAFLYADSIQAADLGFEVLGFESLVLVASPKHPLAGKKIVRTKDLEGETLLFSRVDCSYRKLWERILAEKGV, encoded by the coding sequence ATGGAAATCCGCCAACTGAGGACCTTCAAAAGCGTGGCCGATCTGCTCAGCTTTCACAAAACGGCCAGGAATCTGAACTACGCCCAATCCAGCGTTTCCGCGCAAATTCAGGCCCTCGAAGAGGAACTGGAAGTCCGGTTATTTGACCGGCTGGGAAAACGCATCCTGCTGACCGAGGCCGGGGAAAGGCTCCTGCAGTATGCCCATAAGGTCCTGGATCTCACCGATGAAATCCGGACCGAACTCACCCAGACCCAAGAGCCCAAAGGCTCGCTGACTATTCGCATTCCCGAAAGTTTAGGGGTCCATCGGCTGCCGCCGGTCATCGGGGAATTTCATCGGCGCTACCCCCGGGTGATGCTTAATTTTACCCTTTGCACCCAGGAGGAACTCCAGAAAGACTTGCGCAAGGGCATCACCGACCTGGCCTTTCTTTATGCCGATTCCATTCAGGCAGCCGATCTCGGATTCGAGGTCCTTGGGTTCGAATCCCTGGTCCTGGTGGCCTCTCCGAAACACCCCCTGGCCGGCAAAAAGATCGTCCGGACGAAAGACCTGGAAGGGGAAACGCTGCTCTTTTCCCGGGTGGATTGCAGTTATCGAAAATTATGGGAAAGGATCCTGGCCGAAAAAGGGGTC
- a CDS encoding C_GCAxxG_C_C family protein, translating to MNRMEKAEELSKQGLNCSQAILTVYGSSYGIDPEKAKQLGRPFGGGMGRLALTCGALTGAVMVLGLAKDHPVEAEARELSYGKVRELFQRFEARHGTTLCKELLGADLSTEEGRQKAREDQLVSKVCPGLVREVCELLDLLL from the coding sequence ATGAATCGGATGGAAAAAGCAGAGGAGTTGTCTAAACAGGGGTTGAATTGTTCGCAGGCCATACTCACCGTCTACGGTTCCTCATACGGAATCGATCCCGAGAAGGCCAAACAATTGGGACGCCCTTTCGGCGGGGGTATGGGGCGTCTGGCCTTAACCTGCGGCGCCCTGACCGGGGCGGTGATGGTCCTGGGACTGGCCAAAGACCACCCGGTGGAGGCCGAAGCCCGGGAATTATCGTATGGTAAGGTGAGGGAGCTCTTTCAGCGTTTCGAGGCGCGCCATGGAACCACCCTTTGTAAAGAGCTTTTAGGAGCCGACTTGAGCACGGAGGAGGGGAGGCAAAAGGCCAGGGAAGACCAGTTGGTCAGCAAAGTCTGTCCGGGCCTGGTGAGGGAGGTGTGCGAACTATTGGACTTGTTACTATAA
- a CDS encoding TIGR03084 family protein, producing the protein MKELCQDLAAEGQALDAIVSQISDADWNQKTPFYDWTVKDEIAHVAYFDKLARLSASDKAAFDEEMNKIALHLEDLFRYTREPGLNKSNSELLTWWRTERKGMIAAYEVLDPKARLPWHLPMSARSSATARIMENWAHGQDVVDALGIKRPATDRLKHIAHLGNVTFGWSFSCRGMEVPNAQVRVELTSPSGKLWTWGPEESGEQISGEAEDFCLVVTQRRHYQDTHLAVRGSVAEKWMSIAQVFAGPPAEGPKPRKG; encoded by the coding sequence ATGAAGGAATTATGTCAGGACCTGGCCGCCGAAGGGCAAGCGCTTGATGCTATCGTTTCCCAAATCAGCGATGCGGATTGGAACCAAAAAACACCGTTTTATGATTGGACCGTTAAGGACGAAATCGCCCATGTCGCTTATTTCGACAAGCTGGCCAGGCTTTCGGCTTCCGATAAAGCGGCCTTTGATGAAGAGATGAACAAAATCGCCCTGCACCTTGAAGATTTATTTCGTTATACACGGGAGCCGGGGCTTAACAAAAGCAATTCGGAACTCCTGACCTGGTGGCGTACTGAAAGAAAAGGCATGATCGCCGCCTATGAGGTGCTCGACCCCAAAGCCCGACTGCCCTGGCATTTACCCATGAGTGCCAGATCATCGGCCACCGCCAGAATCATGGAAAATTGGGCGCACGGACAAGATGTCGTCGACGCTTTGGGGATTAAACGTCCGGCCACCGACCGACTCAAGCATATTGCCCACCTGGGAAACGTCACCTTTGGGTGGAGCTTTTCCTGCCGTGGAATGGAAGTCCCCAATGCTCAAGTCCGGGTGGAATTAACCAGTCCGAGCGGAAAATTATGGACCTGGGGGCCGGAAGAATCCGGGGAGCAGATCAGCGGAGAGGCGGAAGATTTTTGCTTAGTGGTGACGCAGCGAAGGCACTACCAAGATACCCATCTGGCCGTCCGAGGATCCGTTGCGGAAAAATGGATGTCGATCGCCCAGGTGTTTGCCGGTCCACCGGCGGAAGGACCCAAACCCCGGAAAGGTTGA